The Methylocella tundrae genome contains the following window.
GAGGAACTGGGCGACGCCATTTTGGACGAAGCCCTGGACCCTTCCTTCCTTGGTGGTGACGATCGGACCGGGCGCGGCGGCTGCGCCGTGCCAGGACGCGCACATCGCTCCAGCCGCAAATATGAGGCTGAGGCCGAGATTGATTTTCCTTGATCTTCGTGACGTATCGGCGCGTAAGGGCGCGCTTCGCCATAGCTTCGACAGCTTGAACATGTTTCCCCCTTATGTTTCGTCTTGTTCATGGACCATTTCTTTGGCCCGCGGAAACATAAGGATGGAGACCCGGCGCTGTATTCCACGAAAGTCAGATCTTTATTATAATTTGGCTCTCGTTCTATTGTGCAGCTACAGTCAGGCTCCTTTACCTGTCCCTCTGGTATCACGCGATTGTTATTGTTGTGAAGGAAATTTTACCCTTCTGACGAAGAACGCGGTAAGCCGGCGCGCGAGCGGCTGATGGCTGGTTCGGGAAAGGCGCGGACCAGCATGGCCTCTAATGCCGCGACGCCGGGTCGCGGCGAGCCTGACATGCGGCCGAGAAGATCCAGCCACATATCCTCCTCCGCATAGTCGAGCATTTGGCGGACCGTGCTGGCCACGAATTCGCCGACGCCGACACCTTCGGCCGCGGCGCCCAGCCAAACGCGCTCTACCAAGCCAGGGTCGCCGACGGCAGCCAGGGCTTCCTCGGCCGAGATGGCATCCGTCAGGGCGCCCAGAATGTTGCCGAGCATGCTCGCCTCCTATTGCACGAGCGGCGAGGTGGCGGCCGGCAGATCAAACCCGGCGATCCGCGCCTGCCCCGCCACCAGCGCGATATATTGCGCAACCGCGCGGCGCCATGTGCGCTCTTCCAGATAGGTGGCGATCTGGGTACGGACGGCGTCGAACGGCAAAGTCTCGCCCGCGATCCTGCGGTCCAGACGGAGAACGTGCATGCCATAGCGCGTGCGCACCAGGGTTGGGCAGATTTGGCCAGGTTCCATGGCAACCAGAAATGTCTCGAACTCGGGGGTCGTCTCGCCCCGCACGATCTGTCCCAGCCGCCCACCTTCCGTCGCGGACGAGCAGTCGGACAGGCTGCGCGCCAGGCTGTCGAACCTGCCCGGGTGCTGCTGGAGATCCGCGAGGACCGCGGCAGCCTGGGCCTCGGCCTTAGCGTAGGCATCGGTATCGTCGCGGCGAGCCTTGAACAGGATATGCGCCGGCTCGAACAGATCCGGGCTGCGGAAACGCGCCGGGTTGCTGTCGTAGTAGCGGCGGCAGACGGCGTCATCGGCCTTTGGCGTGATGACCTCACGTTCCAGCAGCAACCGGATCAGCGATTCTTCGTCGGTCTCCCGCGCGCCGTCCTCGGTACGCGGATCGGCCACAAGATCCAGCGCACGCGCACGTTGGAGTAGCAATTCGCGAATGACCAGGGCCCGGGTCGCCTGTTCCCACGCGACGGCGGGCGACTCTGCCTGGTGGTTCTGCACTTCCCTTGCGATGGTCGCGTGCGGGATCGCAACGTCGTTCACCGTGACGGTTTGCATGGTTCAGTTCCCCCTGACGGATTGCGGAAACTTCGCGCCAGCCGGCTTTGCCGAATCGGCGCGCGTCACCAGATCGACCACTGTGAGCGACTGATCCCGGGACCGATTTCCGACGCTCTCCCGGCTGCGCACGACCTGGAATCCGGGGCGGCCGAAATACCAGACCGGGGCGCTCCATATATGCACCAGGCGGGTGAACGGAGAGACCAGGAAGATGGTGAAGCCCAGCAGGATATGCAGCCTGTAGATCAACGGCGTGCCGAGGAGCAGATCGGCCACGCCAGGATGCAGCAGCACGATTCCCTTGATGTAGGCGACCAAGGTCAGGAACAGCGCGCCATCCATATGTAGCGCCGAGACCGGAACAGTCAGCAGGCCGAGGGCAAGCTGCGCCCACAGCATCAGGATGATCGCGATATCCCATCGCCGGCTGGTGGCGCGGATGCGCGGGTCGGTCAATCGCCGGTGGATCAGCAACGACAGTCCGACGATCGCGATCAGGCCGGCGAGGCCGCCCACCACCATGGCCAGCAGCTCATGCTGGGCCGGGCTGATCAGCCAGTCCACCGCCCAGTCGGGCATCAGGAAGCCGGCGAAATGGCCTCCGATGACGACCAGGATGCCGACGTGAAACAGGTTGGAGCCCCAGCGGAACTGCCGCTTCCGCAGCAACTGACTCGACCCGCTGCGCCACGTGTATTGCGCGGTGTCGAAGCGCACCAGGCTGCCAAGAGCGAACACGGTCAGGCACACATAGGGATACCAGCCATAGAGGGCGCTGTTCAGATAATCGCTCATCGTTCCATCTCCTCAGACGGCTGCGGCGTCACGGGTCGCTGCACGAAGCCGCGTCCGCAGACGATCCGTCCCGCAACTGTCGATCTGTTCGCCGGGTCCGAAATGGACCGCTGCCTCCTCCCATGCCGCGTCCAGCGCCACGAGATCGTCGGGGTCTTCGGCGGCGGTATCCGGTCCGTCGATCGTGGGTGCGTTGGCCAGCGTGGCGAGCGCCTGGAACACCGCTGCATAGGCGCTCTTGCGTGTGACAAGCCGTTCCGCGAGGAGCCGAAGAATGCCAGCCGGCTCGGCTAGCAGCGCCTGCGCTTCATGTCCTGGAAGCAATGACAGGAATTCAAGGAACAGCGGCAGGAAGTCGGGCAACTCGCTGGCAGTCGGTTCGAATCCATGACCGCGGTAAAGCGCGATCAGGTCCGCCATCGCCTGCCCGCGATCGCGGCTTTCACCATGCACATGCTCGAACAGATGCAGCGACAGCGTGCGGCTGCGATCGAAGAGCGCGAAATACCGCTCCTGCAACTCATAGATGTCGCGCCCGGCCAGTTCGGTCAGCAGATCGCCGATGGCGGCGCGCCGCGGCGCCAGCACCAGATCTTCCTCGGCCAACACCGCGGCGATCTCGCCCGTCGCGGCTTGCAGCGCCTCGGTGGGATAGGCGATCAGAGCCGCGAGGGCGCGATAGGTGCGGGCCATCACACCACCTCCATCGGGGTCTTCGGCTTCTTCGAATCAAACAGGCCGAAGCCGGTCTTTCCGGAACAGCCCTCGCCGAACGAGAAGCCGCAGGAGCCGCGCATTTGGAAAGGATCCTCACCGGTCTCGCGATGGGCGGTGGGAATGACGAATCGGTGCTCGTAGTTGGCGATGGCCATGAGCTGGTACATGTCCTCAATGTCCTGGCCCGACAGCCCCACACGCTCGGCGATCGAGTCGATGATCAGGCCGTCCACCGTCTTGGCGCGCATATAGGCGCGCATGGCCAGCATTCGCTCCAGGGCGGCCGTGATCGGTTCGGTCCGGCCAGCGGTCAGCAGGTTGGCCAGGTATTCCACAGGGATGCGCAGCGACTTCACATCAGGCATGCCGCCGATGGTGCCGAGATCGCCTTTCGCGGCGGCGGCCTGGATCGGCGACAGCGGGGGCACGTACCAGACCATCGGCAGGGTGCGGTATTCGGGATGCAGCGGGAAGGCGATCTTCCACTCCATCGCCATTTTCCAGATCGGCGACTTCCGCGCACCCTCCAGCCAGGCCTCCGGAATGCCGTCACGCCGGGCCTGTTCCTGCACGGCGGGATCGTGCGGATCGAGAAACACCTTGAGCTGCGCCTCGTAGAGATCGCCTTCGTCCGGGACCGAGGCCGCTTCCTCGATGCGGTCGGCGTCGTAAAGAATGACGCCGAGATAGCGAATGCGGCCAACGCAGGTCTCCGAGCACACCGTTGGCTGCCCGGCCTCGATGCGGGGGTAGCAGAAGATGCATTTCTCAGACTTGCCCGACGACCAGTTGTAATAGATCTTCTTGTAGGGGCAGCCAGAAACGCACATGCGCCAGCCGCGGCATTTGTCCTGATCGATCAGGACGATGCCGTCCTCCTCGCGCTTGTAGATGGCGCCGGACGGGCAGACGGCGGCACAGGCCGGATTGAGGCAATGTTCACACAGGCGCGGCAGATACATCATGAAGGTGTTCTCAAAGGCGCCGTAGATTTCTTTCTGCACACCCTCGAAATTACTGTCCTTCGAACGGTTGGCGAATTCGCCGCCCAGGATCTCCTCCCAATTCGGACCCCATTCGATCTTCTCCATCCGTTCGCCGGTGATCAGCGAACGTGGGCGGGCGGTCGGCATGACCTTGCCCTCGGGCGCGGTCTGCAGGTGTCCATAATCGAACGTGAACGGCTCGTAGTAATCGTCAATTTCAGGCAGGTCTGGATTGGCGAAGATGTTGGACAGGATGCGCCATTTGCCGCCGATGCGCGGCTCAATCTTGCCGTTCTTCCGGCGCGTCCAGCCGCCCTTCCAGCGCTTCTGGTTTTCCCAGTCCTTCGGATAGCCAACACCGGGTTTGGTCTCGACATTGTTGAACCACGCGTATTCCATCCCCTCGCGGCTGGTCCACACGTTCTTGCAGGTGACCGAGCAGGTGTGACAGCCGATGCATTTGTCGAGGTTCAGCACCATCGCGATCTGCGCTCGGATTTTCATGACACGACCTCTTTCTGGCGGGATGACTGCTGCGTGACGGGGGCGCCGTCCAGCCAGTCCACCTTGTCCATGCGCCGGATGATGATGAACTCGTCGCGGTTGGAGCCGACCGTGCCGTAGTAGTTCAGGCCGAAACTCAGTTGTGCATAGCCGCCGATCATGTGCGTGGGCTTGAGCACCACGCGAGTGACCGAGTTGTGGATGCCGCCGCGCTGGCCAGTCACCTCGCTGCCCGGCATGTTCACGATCTTCTCCTGGGCATGGTACATCATCACCATGCCGGGATTGACCCGCTGCGAGACCACCGCCCGCGCCACCAGCGCGCCATTGGTGTTGTAGGCTTCGACCCAGTCATTGTCGGCTATGCCGACTTGTTGCGCGTCCGTCTCACTGATCCAGATGCACGGGCCGCCGCGGCTCAGGGTCAGCATCAACAAATTGTCTGTGTAGGTGCTATGGATGCCCCATTTCTGGTGCGGGGTAACGAAGTTCAGCACGATCTCCGGATTGCCGTTGTCGTGCTTGCCACGGATCGCCGCCGTCCCTTTGGTGTCCACCGGCGGCCGCCACGTGACCAGCGCCTCTCCGAAGGCGCGCATCCATAGATGATCCTGGTAAAGCTGCTGGCGCCCGGTCAGGGTGCGCCAGGGGATCAGCTCGTGGACATTGGTGTAGCCTGCGTTGTAGCAGACTGTCTCGCTTTCTATTCCCGACCAGGTCGGTGACGAGATGATCTTTCGCGGCTGCGCGACGATATCGCGGAAGCGGATCTTCTCGTCCTCCTTCGACCGCGCAAGATGGGTGTGGTCGCGCCCGGTCATCTGGCCAAGCGCTTCCCAGGCCTTCACGGCAACCTCACCATTGGTCTCCGGCGCCAGACTCAGGATGGCCTCGATGGCATCGACATCGGTTTCAAGGCGGGGCTGCCCCGATGCCACTCCGGCGCGAACCGTACCGTTCAGGGTAGCGAGGAAATCGATTTCGTGCGCTGCATCCCAGGCGATTCCCTTGCCACCGTTGCCGGACGCTTTCAGCAGCGGTCCGATGGCGGTGAATTGCGCATGCAGGTTCGGATAGTCGCGTTCGACCACCGCCACCGACGGCATCGTCCGGCCAGGAACCGGGTCGGCGCCGTCGCGCATCCAGTCGGTCACGCCGTAGGGCTGCGCCAGTTCGCCCGGCGTGTCGTGCTGTATCGGCGTCAGCACGACGTCGGTCTCACGGCCCAGTACTTCCGGGCAGATATCGGAGAATGTCTGGGCAAGGCCCTTGTAGATGTCCCAGTCGGTGCGCGACTCCCAAGCCGGGTCCACCGCAGCGGTCAGCGGGTGAATGAACGGGTGCATGTCCGACGTGTTCAGGTCGTTCTTCTCGTACCAGGTGGCCGTCGGCAGAACGATGTCGGAATA
Protein-coding sequences here:
- a CDS encoding peptidylprolyl isomerase, with translation MQTVTVNDVAIPHATIAREVQNHQAESPAVAWEQATRALVIRELLLQRARALDLVADPRTEDGARETDEESLIRLLLEREVITPKADDAVCRRYYDSNPARFRSPDLFEPAHILFKARRDDTDAYAKAEAQAAAVLADLQQHPGRFDSLARSLSDCSSATEGGRLGQIVRGETTPEFETFLVAMEPGQICPTLVRTRYGMHVLRLDRRIAGETLPFDAVRTQIATYLEERTWRRAVAQYIALVAGQARIAGFDLPAATSPLVQ
- the narH gene encoding nitrate reductase subunit beta, yielding MKIRAQIAMVLNLDKCIGCHTCSVTCKNVWTSREGMEYAWFNNVETKPGVGYPKDWENQKRWKGGWTRRKNGKIEPRIGGKWRILSNIFANPDLPEIDDYYEPFTFDYGHLQTAPEGKVMPTARPRSLITGERMEKIEWGPNWEEILGGEFANRSKDSNFEGVQKEIYGAFENTFMMYLPRLCEHCLNPACAAVCPSGAIYKREEDGIVLIDQDKCRGWRMCVSGCPYKKIYYNWSSGKSEKCIFCYPRIEAGQPTVCSETCVGRIRYLGVILYDADRIEEAASVPDEGDLYEAQLKVFLDPHDPAVQEQARRDGIPEAWLEGARKSPIWKMAMEWKIAFPLHPEYRTLPMVWYVPPLSPIQAAAAKGDLGTIGGMPDVKSLRIPVEYLANLLTAGRTEPITAALERMLAMRAYMRAKTVDGLIIDSIAERVGLSGQDIEDMYQLMAIANYEHRFVIPTAHRETGEDPFQMRGSCGFSFGEGCSGKTGFGLFDSKKPKTPMEVV
- the narI gene encoding respiratory nitrate reductase subunit gamma, producing MSDYLNSALYGWYPYVCLTVFALGSLVRFDTAQYTWRSGSSQLLRKRQFRWGSNLFHVGILVVIGGHFAGFLMPDWAVDWLISPAQHELLAMVVGGLAGLIAIVGLSLLIHRRLTDPRIRATSRRWDIAIILMLWAQLALGLLTVPVSALHMDGALFLTLVAYIKGIVLLHPGVADLLLGTPLIYRLHILLGFTIFLVSPFTRLVHIWSAPVWYFGRPGFQVVRSRESVGNRSRDQSLTVVDLVTRADSAKPAGAKFPQSVRGN
- the narJ gene encoding nitrate reductase molybdenum cofactor assembly chaperone; the encoded protein is MARTYRALAALIAYPTEALQAATGEIAAVLAEEDLVLAPRRAAIGDLLTELAGRDIYELQERYFALFDRSRTLSLHLFEHVHGESRDRGQAMADLIALYRGHGFEPTASELPDFLPLFLEFLSLLPGHEAQALLAEPAGILRLLAERLVTRKSAYAAVFQALATLANAPTIDGPDTAAEDPDDLVALDAAWEEAAVHFGPGEQIDSCGTDRLRTRLRAATRDAAAV